Proteins encoded together in one Marinithermus hydrothermalis DSM 14884 window:
- the csm3 gene encoding type III-A CRISPR-associated RAMP protein Csm3 has protein sequence MRLLKLKVIRGELEAKTGLRIGGSREGLEIGGVDNPVIRNPLTGEPYVPGSSIKGKMRSLIEWSLGDEYLVDDTKHTHSCTRADCPVCRVFGSTAADSRPDQGVRGPTRLIVRDAYLTPASRQALQEMNLERGTLFTEIKQEVFIPRLGGDANPRTMERVPAGTRFEFEMVYKVFDTGDGGQTDEQYFEEIVQKGLRLLELDALGGSTSRGYGQIRFRNLEILEIDAQTGQETRLEPVREG, from the coding sequence ATGCGGCTTTTGAAGCTCAAAGTGATCCGCGGTGAGCTCGAGGCCAAGACCGGCCTCCGGATCGGCGGCAGCCGGGAAGGCTTGGAGATCGGCGGGGTGGACAACCCCGTGATCCGCAACCCCCTCACGGGCGAACCGTACGTGCCCGGCTCCTCGATCAAAGGCAAGATGCGCAGCCTGATCGAGTGGAGCCTGGGGGACGAGTACCTGGTGGACGACACGAAACACACGCACTCCTGCACCCGAGCTGACTGCCCCGTCTGCCGGGTCTTCGGCTCCACCGCGGCGGACTCCCGCCCGGACCAAGGCGTGCGCGGCCCCACCCGCCTCATCGTGCGCGACGCGTACCTCACCCCCGCAAGCCGCCAGGCCCTCCAGGAGATGAACCTCGAGCGCGGCACCCTCTTCACCGAGATCAAGCAGGAGGTCTTCATCCCGCGCCTGGGCGGGGACGCGAACCCCCGCACCATGGAGCGCGTGCCCGCCGGGACCCGGTTCGAGTTCGAGATGGTGTACAAGGTCTTCGACACCGGAGACGGCGGCCAAACGGACGAACAGTACTTCGAAGAAATCGTGCAAAAAGGCCTTCGGCTCCTCGAGCTCGACGCGCTCGGGGGCTCCACCAGCCGCGGGTACGGGCAGATCCGCTTTAGGAACCTCGAGATCCTGGAGATCGACGCCCAAACCGGGCAGGAAACCCGCCTCGAGCCCGTGCGGGAGGGGTAA
- the csm2 gene encoding type III-A CRISPR-associated protein Csm2, with protein MGKAKVYYQDKTKQRLRADLFSEEAYRDAQRLVKARVATTQVRRYFGEIRALQARYNVLKHEKGAEAAFEEIRPYLGLLKAKAYYGRRNNNNRPNDMFTLSTFLTECLDGVEDPKSFEAMVKYVEAVVAYFTPDAERRS; from the coding sequence ATGGGCAAGGCAAAGGTGTACTACCAGGACAAAACAAAACAGCGGCTGCGCGCGGACTTGTTCAGCGAAGAGGCCTACCGGGATGCCCAGCGGCTCGTGAAAGCCCGCGTGGCGACCACCCAGGTGCGGCGGTACTTCGGCGAGATCCGCGCGCTCCAGGCGCGCTACAACGTCCTCAAGCACGAGAAAGGCGCGGAAGCAGCGTTCGAGGAGATCCGCCCGTACCTGGGCCTCCTCAAGGCCAAGGCCTACTACGGGCGGCGGAACAACAACAATCGCCCGAACGACATGTTCACCCTGTCCACCTTCCTCACGGAGTGCCTGGACGGGGTGGAGGACCCCAAGAGCTTCGAGGCCATGGTCAAGTACGTGGAGGCGGTGGTGGCGTACTTCACGCCGGACGCAGAAAGGAGAAGCTGA